Proteins encoded together in one Carya illinoinensis cultivar Pawnee chromosome 3, C.illinoinensisPawnee_v1, whole genome shotgun sequence window:
- the LOC122303370 gene encoding uncharacterized protein LOC122303370, producing MLSEGDKVSSSVSSSSIVNHTLRINPICNCGSPASLRTSNTPRNPGRSFFGCSKYNTKGLPHCNFFIWADSGKEMENDLMKVFIEILMKKEELQKTHEELQKTHEEVRQLLQLFRRREEEVRTMMEEVRHCSEEVRRRDGEIVKREVEVRRQRTHIRICVAVSILLYLYFIRSL from the exons ATGTTATCTGAGGGAGATAAGGTATCATCGTCAGTTTCTTCATCTTCTATTGTTAATCATACTTTGAGAATCAACCCAATTTGCAATTGTGGGTCACCTGCTTCACTTAGAACATCGAACACGCCAAGAAATCCGGGCCGATCATTCTTTGGGTGTTCAAAATACAATACCAAG GGATTACCACATTGCAACTTTTTCATATGGGCAGATAGTGGTAAGGAAATGGAGAATGACCTTATGAAAGTATTCATTGAGATTTTGATGAAGAAGGAAGAGCTCCAGAAAACACATGAAGAGTTGCAGAAAACACATGAAGAGGTTCGCCAATTATTGCAACTTTttcgaagaagagaggaagaggtgcGAACAATGATGGAAGAGGTTCGACATTGTTCGGAAGAGGTTCGCCGTAGAGATGGCGAAATTGTCAAGCGGGAGGTGGAAGTCCGGCGTCAACGCACACATATTCGTATATGTGTGGCAGtttctattttactttatttgtaCTTTATACGATCGCTTTGA
- the LOC122303368 gene encoding pentatricopeptide repeat-containing protein At2g13600 — protein sequence MARHGLVKNLVVGDLSFFDSSPFAKLLDSCVKSRSAGDVRRIHGRIIKTQFSSESFIQNRLIDSYGKCGCLEDARNLFDRMLNKNTFSWNSIINALTRSGYLDEASEVFWSMPDPDQCSWNSMVSGFAQHDRFTEALEYFVMTHRENFVLSGYSFGSALSACSGVTDLKMGIQIHALVSKSPYSSNVYVGSALIDMYSKCGSMACAHRVFDGMGQRNIVSWNSLITCYEQNGPASEALEVFARMMTCGFEPDEVTLASVVSACASLLAIREGLQIHARVVKCFGDDLILGNALVDMYAKCSKINDARGVFDRMPIRSVVSETSMVSGYARVSSVKVARLMFAKMMERNIVSWNSLIAGYTQSGENEEALRLFLLLKRESIWPTHYTFGNLLNACANLAELQLGRQAHCHVLKHGFLFRSEEESDIFVGNSLIDMYMKCGSIEDASRLFKNMVERDYVSWNAMIVGYAQNGYGAEALQFFQEMLASGEKPDHVTMIGVLCACSHAGLVEEGRHYFHSMTTDHGLTPLKDHYTCMVDILGRAGCLNEAKGLIDTMPMQPDGVVWGSLLAACKVHKNIMLGKFVADKLLEIEPWNSGPYVLLSNMYAELGKWRDVRKVRKLMRREGVIKQPGCSWIKLKSDLHVFMAKDKKHPQRKEIYSLLKMLTGQMKRAGYVPNAGDHDAYDGHSESESILGYETDMPADAAVG from the coding sequence ATGGCTAGACATGGCTTGGTTAAAAACCTCGTGGTGGGCGACCTCTCTTTTTTCGACTCGTCTCCCTTCGCAAAGCTCTTGGACTCGTGCGTCAAATCGAGGTCGGCGGGTGACGTGCGCCGCATCCACGGCCGTATCATCAAAACCCAGTTTTCCTCTGAAAGTTTTATCCAGAATAGGCTTATTGATTCTTATGGAAAATGCGGTTGTTTGGAAGATGCGCGCAACTTGTTTGATCGAATGCTTAACAAGAACACTTTCAGTTGGAATTCAATTATAAATGCGTTAACTAGATCGGGTTACCTTGATGAGGCTTCTGAGGTCTTCTGGTCCATGCCTGATCCGGACCAGTGCTCGTGGAACTCAATGGTATCAGGTTTTGCACAACATGATCGTTTTACAGAGGCTTTAGAATATTTTGTTATGACGCATAGGGAGAATTTTGTACTTAGTGGATACTCGTTTGGTAGTGCTCTTAGTGCTTGTTCAGGCGTGACGGATTTGAAAATGGGTATTCAAATTCATGCTTTGGTTTCGAAGTCCCCGTACTCGTCCAATGTTTACGTGGGTTCTGCTCTTATCGACATGTATTCTAAGTGTGGAAGCATGGCTTGTGCACACAGGGTTTTTGATGGGATGGGTCAACGGAACATAGTTTCTTGGAATAGTTTGATCACATGCTATGAGCAAAATGGTCCGGCTAGTGAGGCTTTGGAGGTTTTTGCGAGGATGATGACTTGTGGATTTGAACCGGATGAGGTCACTCTAGCTAGTGTGGTCAGTGCTTGTGCGAGTTTGTTAGCAATTAGAGAGGGTTTACAGATTCATGCCCGAGTTGTGAAATGCTTTGGGGATGATCTCATTTTGGGAAATGCACTGGTTGATATGTATGCAAAATGTAGTAAAATTAATGATGCTAGAGGGGTTTTTGATAGGATGCCCATTAGGAGTGTGGTGTCTGAAACCTCCATGGTAAGTGGGTATGCAAGGGTATCAAGTGTGAAAGTTGCAAGGTTAATGTTTGCAAAAATGATGGAGCGGAATATAGTGTCTTGGAATTCACTTATTGCAGGGTATACACAGAGTGGGGAGAATGAAGAGGCGCTCAGACTCTTCCTCCTTCTAAAGAGGGAATCCATTTGGCCAACCCATTACACCTTTGGAAATCTACTCAATGCTTGTGCGAATCTTGCTGAACTGCAATTGGGGAGACAGGCTCACTGTCATGTTTTGAAGCATGGATTTCTCTTTAGATCTGAAGAGGAGAGTGATATTTTTGTGGGGAACTCTCTCATCGACATGTACATGAAATGTGGATCAATTGAAGATGCCAGCCGGCTATTCAAAAATATGGTGGAAAGGGATTATGTCTCTTGGAATGCTATGATAGTGGGATATGCACAAAATGGTTATGGAGCTGAAGCTCTTCAATTTTTCCAGGAAATGCTGGCATCTGGAGAGAAACCAGACCATGTCACAATGATTGGTGTTTTGTGTGCTTGCAGTCATGCCGGGCTGGTTGAAGAGGGACGCCATTATTTCCACTCAATGACAACGGATCATGGTTTGACACCACTGAAGGACCATTATACATGTATGGTTGATATACTTGGCCGAGCTGGATGCCTCAATGAAGCAAAGGGCTTAATAGACACAATGCCGATGCAGCCTGATGGTGTTGTCTGGGGATCTTTGCTTGCTGCTTGTAAGGTCCATAAGAACATAATGTTAGGGAAATTTGTTGCAGATAAGCTGTTAGAGATTGAGCCTTGGAACTCCGGACCCTATGTTCTTCTCTCAAACATGTACGCTGAGCTTGGCAAATGGAGGGATGTTAGGAAGGTAAGGAAGCTGATGAGGCGAGAGGGAGTTATCAAGCAGCCAGGTTGCAGTTGGATTAAACTCAAGAGTGATTTGCATGTTTTCATGGCTAAAGATAAAAAGCATCCTCAAAGAAAGGAGATCTATTCACTTTTGAAGATGCTCACGGGACAGATGAAGAGAGCTGGTTATGTGCCCAATGCTGGTGATCATGACGCTTATGATGGGCACAGTGAATCTGAATCAATCTTAGGTTACGAAACGGATATGCCAGCAGATGCTGCTGTTGGTTGA
- the LOC122303369 gene encoding ABC transporter G family member 5-like: MKKQGCEIEAIAINYQIQTQRQSTEHPFKIFSKGPHENQQKVDQEPDQEQAKVEEPCPRVRQVLKGVNCRAKPWEILAIVGPSGAGKSSLLEILAGKVTPQSGSIFVNQKPIGKAHFKKISGYVTQKDTLFPLLTVEETLLFSAKLRLRLPAAELRSRVKSLIQELGLNHVAGARVGDDRVRGISGGERRRVSIGVDVIHDPKVLILDEPTSGLDSKSALQILDMLKTMAETQGRTIILSIHQPGYRIVKLFNSILLLANGCVLHHGTVDQLGVNLRLMGLELPLHVNVVEFAIESIETLQQQRKFHPVQQKILPTLPSTPQHKKGDDPGESRSSGNFTLQQLFQQSKVIDEEIINTGIDFPPDFANSRLRETIVLTHRFSKNIFRSKELFACRTIQMLISGLVLGSIFYNLKDDLVGAQERVGLFAFILTFLLSCTTEALPIFLQEREILMRETSCGSYRVSSYAIANGLVYLPFLLILSIIFTVPLYWLVGLNQSFMAFLHFLLLIWLILYTANSVVVCFSALVPNFIVGNSVIAGVMGSFFLFSGYFISKHGIPTYWIFMHYISLFKYPFEGFLINEFSNSGKCLEYMFGKCVVSGEDVLREEGYGGEESRWRNLMVMVCFILVYRFSSYVILRCRCSQRGLKDALV, from the coding sequence ATGAAGAAACAAGGGTGTGAGATTGAAGCAATAGCCATTAACTACCAGATTCAAACTCAAAGACAAAGTACAGAGCACCCTTTTAAGATCTTCAGCAAAGGGCCACATGAGAATCAACAAAAGGTTGATCAAGAACCAGATCAAGAACAAGCCAAGGTTGAAGAACCATGCCCCAGGGTGCGCCAAGTCCTGAAAGGCGTGAACTGCAGGGCAAAACCATGGGAGATTCTGGCCATTGTGGGTCCAAGTGGAGCTGGAAAGTCATCCCTGCTAGAAATCTTAGCAGGGAAAGTCACACCACAAAGTGGCTCCATTTTTGTGAACCAAAAGCCCATAGGCAAAGCTCATTTCAAGAAAATCTCAGGCTATGTCACTCAAAAGGATACCCTCTTTCCCTTACTTACAGTGGAAgaaaccttattgtttagcgcAAAGCTAAGGTTAAGGCTTCCAGCAGCTGAGCTGAGATCCAGAGTGAAGTCATTGATTCAGGAGCTTGGCCTGAATCATGTGGCCGGAGCTCGTGTTGGAGACGACAGGGTTCGCGGGATATCTGGTGGAGAAAGACGCCGCGTTTCCATTGGTGTTGACGTAATACATGACCCAAAAGTGCTGATTCTTGATGAGCCAACTTCAGGGCTTGACAGTAAATCAGCGCTCCAAATCCTTGACATGCTTAAGACCATGGCTGAAACCCAGGGCAGAACCATAATTCTCAGTATCCACCAACCTGGGTACCGGATTGTAAAGTTGTTCAATTCAATTCTACTGTTGGCTAATGGTTGTGTCTTGCACCATGGCACCGTGGATCAGCTTGGCGTGAACTTAAGGCTGATGGGACTAGAGCTCCCTCTTCATGTCAATGTCGTTGAATTCGCCATTGAATCCATTGAAACCCTTCAACAGCAGCGAAAGTTTCACCCAGTCCAACAAAAAATACTACCAACGTTGCCATCAACACCACAACACAAGAAAGGAGACGATCCAGGTGAGAGTAGATCAagtggtaattttactctacaACAGCTCTTTCAACAATCCAAGGttattgatgaagaaatcaTCAATACTGGAATTGATTTCCCTCCCGACTTTGCAAATTCTAGATTGCGAGAAACCATAGTTCTCACTCATAGATTCTCCAAAAACATATTTCGGTCGAAGGAACTCTTTGCTTGCAGGACGATTCAAATGCTGATCTCAGGGCTTGTCCTTGGCTCGATCTTTTATAATCTCAAAGATGACTTAGTCGGAGCCCAAGAAAGGGTAGGTCTATTCGCATTCATTTTGACATTTCTGTTATCATGCACCACAGAAGCTCTGCCAATCTTTTTGCAAGAGAGGGAGATTCTTATGAGGGAGACATCCTGCGGAAGCTACAGAGTCTCATCCTATGCCATAGCCAATGGACTTGTTTACTTGCCATTTCTGCTCATCCTATCCATTATATTCACAGTACCATTATACTGGCTTGTTGGACTCAATCAGAGTTTCATGGCCTTTCTACACTTCTTGTTGTTAATTTGGCTAATTCTGTATACAGCAAATTCGGTTGTGGTATGTTTCAGTGCTCTGGTGCCGAATTTCATTGTAGGGAATTCCGTGATCGCAGGCGTCATGGGGTCCTTCTTTCTGTTCTCAGGTTACTTCATATCAAAACATGGAATTCCAACTTACTGGATTTTCATGCATTACATATCGCTGTTCAAGTATCCGTTTGAAGGGTTTTTGATAAATGAGTTCTCCAACTCAGGAAAGTGCCTGGAGTACATGTTTGGGAAATGTGTAGTGAGTGGGGAAGATGTGCTTAGAGAAGAAGGCTATGGGGGGGAGGAAAgtaggtggagaaatttgatggttATGGTATGCTTCATATTGGTTTACAGGTTTAGTTCTTATGTGATTCTTCGATGTAGATGCTCTCAGAGAGGGCTCAAGGATGCCCTCGTCTGA